From a region of the Dickeya poaceiphila genome:
- a CDS encoding MvaI/BcnI family restriction endonuclease, which translates to MFSGIEHLSGLMKNLGATRIIIKPLANNDNSKQQIYFGKDFSVIKSLPLWNVVSSGISEKGAIFKAKIDWFWLSFDGTTEQAKGAQIILYPDYPEVRLSGILQGCSTAPSHLMRPPTGEERQKRINSNRYLVMGIGKGRVLSYVSAWDDELSCELKHLIENKFLRSVFSVFYEFYYLLQDSRQLLIQRIKEIYNIGYVRSQRMNHLGLKIPYKAQNGAGLTLESLFNIIPNGRSEPDFMDWELKAHSGSVVTLMTPEPDSGLYLSDIYGFMNDHGSSKKPERIDFTGMHKISEYNQKTGLTLWIDGYDVCEGKIIDPDGGIFLKDINGIIAAGWSFSKIIDHWRRKHNKTCFVSYSKLSGDYPEYHFGPNITLAEGNNIKKFISAFFTNKIYYDPGVNIKYTNEEWKAKKRNQFRMKWKDVGNVYDNIENINVSEL; encoded by the coding sequence GTGTTTAGTGGAATAGAGCACTTATCTGGGCTGATGAAGAATCTTGGAGCAACGCGGATTATTATTAAGCCTCTGGCTAATAACGATAACTCAAAACAACAAATATATTTTGGAAAAGATTTCAGTGTAATAAAAAGTTTACCTTTATGGAATGTGGTTAGTTCAGGGATTTCTGAAAAAGGTGCTATATTTAAAGCGAAAATAGATTGGTTTTGGTTATCGTTCGATGGTACAACTGAACAAGCCAAAGGTGCCCAAATTATACTATATCCAGACTATCCAGAAGTGCGGCTTTCAGGTATTCTACAAGGCTGCTCTACTGCACCATCTCATTTAATGCGTCCTCCAACTGGAGAGGAGAGGCAGAAGCGTATAAATAGCAATCGCTATCTTGTTATGGGTATTGGTAAAGGCCGGGTTTTATCCTACGTTAGTGCATGGGATGACGAACTATCCTGTGAACTAAAGCATCTTATAGAGAATAAATTTCTCCGCTCTGTTTTTTCTGTATTTTATGAATTTTATTATTTACTGCAAGATAGTAGACAACTTCTTATTCAAAGAATTAAAGAGATTTATAATATAGGTTATGTGCGTTCACAGAGAATGAATCATTTAGGTTTGAAAATACCATATAAAGCACAAAACGGTGCGGGCCTCACACTGGAAAGTCTGTTTAATATAATTCCCAATGGACGTTCTGAGCCTGATTTTATGGATTGGGAGCTTAAAGCTCATTCTGGTAGTGTAGTGACATTGATGACCCCGGAACCTGATTCTGGATTGTATCTTTCTGATATTTATGGGTTTATGAATGACCATGGTAGTAGTAAGAAACCTGAGCGTATAGATTTTACAGGAATGCATAAAATATCAGAGTATAATCAAAAGACAGGGCTGACTTTATGGATTGATGGCTATGATGTGTGCGAGGGTAAAATTATTGACCCTGATGGTGGTATTTTTCTAAAGGATATAAATGGAATAATTGCAGCTGGATGGAGTTTTAGTAAGATAATTGATCATTGGAGGCGTAAGCATAATAAAACATGTTTTGTTTCCTATAGTAAATTATCCGGTGATTATCCTGAGTATCACTTTGGGCCGAATATTACCCTGGCTGAAGGTAATAATATCAAAAAGTTCATTTCTGCGTTTTTTACGAATAAAATATATTATGATCCGGGTGTTAATATTAAATATACTAATGAAGAATGGAAAGCAAAAAAGAGAAATCAGTTTAGAATGAAGTGGAAGGACGTTGGGAATGTGTATGATAATATAGAAAATATTAATGTCAGTGAACTCTGA
- a CDS encoding DNA cytosine methyltransferase, with protein MSQLELIAQELFEQNERDQTLKLEEDKKIINQLVEIYDQKYIAEALRAVGHNDWTRETLNRWLNGKAVQKPFTDIEVKMLKKLLPSPPICHPHYRFRFIDLFAGIGGIRKGFEEIGGECVFTSEWNKEAARTYKANWFCNPENHIFNEDIREITLSNDQTISEQQAYRNIAQEIPDHDVLLAGFPCQPFSLAGVSKKNSLGRLHGFECETQGTLFFDVARIIASKKPAIFLLENVKNLKSHDKGKTFRIIMETLDELGYIIADSEHTGSDDPKIIDGKHFLPQHRERIVLVGFRKDLNIHQGFTLKDIKKFIPKDRPELSELLDKNIDSKYILTPLLWKYLYNYAKKHQAKGNGFGFGLVNPHSKNSITRTLSARYHKDGSEILIDRGWNKELGEKDFDNSLNQEKRPRRLTPRECARLMGFEKPGKSEFKIPVSDTQAYRQFGNSVVVPVFSAVAKLLKPYIEKAVEIKERREI; from the coding sequence ATGAGTCAGTTAGAATTGATCGCACAGGAACTATTTGAACAAAATGAACGAGACCAAACGTTAAAGCTGGAAGAAGATAAAAAAATTATAAATCAATTGGTTGAGATCTATGATCAAAAGTATATCGCTGAAGCTTTGCGAGCTGTAGGTCATAATGACTGGACACGTGAGACACTAAACCGATGGCTGAATGGCAAGGCAGTACAAAAACCGTTCACTGACATAGAAGTCAAAATGCTCAAAAAACTGCTACCATCCCCTCCGATATGCCACCCGCATTATCGTTTCCGTTTTATCGATCTCTTCGCTGGGATTGGCGGTATCAGAAAAGGCTTTGAAGAGATTGGAGGAGAATGTGTTTTTACCAGCGAATGGAACAAAGAGGCGGCAAGGACTTACAAAGCAAACTGGTTCTGCAACCCTGAAAACCATATATTTAATGAGGATATTCGTGAGATCACATTGAGTAATGATCAAACGATAAGCGAGCAACAAGCTTACAGAAATATTGCTCAGGAAATACCTGACCATGACGTTCTGCTGGCAGGATTTCCATGTCAGCCATTCTCCCTTGCTGGTGTATCGAAGAAAAATTCTTTGGGCAGATTGCACGGATTTGAGTGCGAAACACAAGGTACGCTCTTTTTTGATGTGGCACGAATTATTGCATCCAAAAAACCGGCTATTTTCCTTCTCGAAAATGTAAAAAACTTAAAAAGCCATGATAAAGGAAAAACATTTAGAATTATTATGGAAACGCTGGATGAGCTTGGCTATATCATAGCGGACTCAGAACATACAGGCTCTGATGATCCTAAGATTATTGATGGAAAGCATTTTCTTCCTCAACACAGAGAACGAATTGTATTAGTTGGCTTCAGAAAAGACCTGAATATTCATCAGGGTTTTACGTTAAAAGATATAAAAAAATTCATACCTAAAGATAGACCAGAATTATCTGAACTATTAGATAAAAATATAGATAGCAAATATATATTAACACCATTACTATGGAAATATCTTTATAATTATGCAAAGAAACATCAGGCTAAAGGAAATGGTTTTGGTTTTGGCCTCGTAAATCCACATTCTAAAAATAGCATAACACGAACGCTATCAGCACGTTACCACAAAGATGGTTCAGAGATTCTGATAGATAGAGGATGGAATAAAGAGCTGGGTGAAAAAGACTTCGATAATAGTCTAAACCAGGAAAAACGCCCACGTCGTTTAACCCCCAGAGAGTGTGCCCGTCTCATGGGCTTTGAAAAACCGGGTAAATCAGAATTTAAAATCCCTGTTTCGGATACACAGGCATACCGTCAATTTGGCAACTCTGTTGTAGTACCTGTATTCTCTGCAGTCGCTAAACTTCTAAAGCCATATATCGAAAAGGCTGTAGAAATTAAAGAAAGAAGGGAGATTTGA
- a CDS encoding very short patch repair endonuclease produces the protein MADVHKPEIRRKNMKAISNHDTAIELKISSILDRLGFEFRTQVKNMPGKPDFVIDEYRKVIFTHGCFWHHHNCHLFKVPATRTEFWLKKINQNVTRDKENNQKLISDGWNILLIWECAIRGRYKLSEQDISERVEEWICAGNYSAEINISGLHHLKDQFS, from the coding sequence ATGGCTGATGTACATAAACCTGAGATTCGCAGAAAAAACATGAAAGCGATCAGTAATCATGACACAGCCATTGAATTAAAAATATCCAGCATACTCGATCGGCTTGGGTTCGAATTTCGAACTCAGGTAAAAAATATGCCAGGAAAACCTGACTTTGTCATCGATGAGTATAGAAAAGTCATTTTCACTCATGGCTGCTTCTGGCATCATCATAATTGCCATCTATTCAAAGTTCCCGCAACCAGAACTGAATTCTGGTTAAAAAAAATAAATCAAAACGTAACAAGGGATAAAGAGAATAATCAGAAGTTAATTTCTGATGGATGGAACATTTTACTTATATGGGAATGTGCTATTCGTGGCCGATATAAACTTTCAGAACAGGATATTTCTGAACGTGTAGAGGAATGGATTTGTGCGGGAAATTATTCTGCTGAAATAAACATATCCGGGTTACATCATCTAAAGGATCAGTTTTCATAA
- a CDS encoding LysE/ArgO family amino acid transporter, which produces MPLPVFITGFMTGAGLIVAIGAQNSFVLRQGMRREHVFWVSSVCFLCDLVLMTLGVLGLGKIINDSKPAITALTLAGALFLLWYGYNTLKSAWRGNNQLTITSQADGLRRRTVISASLAVSLLNPHVYLDTVVIIGGISSGIAPDLKLCYLAGTVSASLLWFYTIGYMAAACSRYFANPTTWRVIDSLIGCYMIFMALQLCRLLYQ; this is translated from the coding sequence ATGCCGTTACCTGTATTTATTACCGGTTTTATGACCGGTGCCGGTTTGATCGTCGCAATTGGCGCGCAGAATTCATTCGTATTGCGTCAGGGGATGCGCCGGGAGCATGTGTTTTGGGTCAGTTCGGTGTGCTTTTTATGCGATCTGGTACTGATGACGCTCGGCGTGCTGGGTCTGGGGAAAATCATTAACGACAGTAAACCGGCGATCACCGCGCTGACGCTGGCCGGGGCGCTGTTTCTGCTGTGGTATGGTTATAACACGCTGAAAAGCGCCTGGCGCGGCAACAACCAGCTGACGATCACCTCACAGGCGGATGGTTTGCGCCGACGCACGGTGATCAGCGCCAGTCTGGCGGTCAGCCTGCTAAACCCGCATGTTTATCTGGATACGGTGGTGATTATCGGCGGCATTTCCTCCGGCATCGCCCCCGATCTGAAGCTGTGTTATCTGGCCGGGACCGTCAGCGCCTCGCTGCTCTGGTTCTACACCATCGGCTACATGGCCGCCGCCTGTTCGCGTTATTTTGCCAACCCGACCACCTGGCGCGTCATCGACAGCCTGATAGGCTGCTACATGATTTTTATGGCGTTGCAGCTGTGTCGTTTGCTGTATCAGTGA
- a CDS encoding ribokinase, with protein MKGKVCVFGSFNLDIVSHMQRFPAPGESLIAQHSMMGPGGKGANQAMAAMRAGARVHYIGKVGRDDFGSYARRHLEHSGFDAITLFTCKEKPTGNALIYVAGDDAENMISVYPGANLTVTAAEVARCRPTVAAADILLMQLENNLSAIQRMMDTAREAGTYVIVNPAPWQKVSNAFLRHVDLLTPNSTEAAQLTGVAVNDWESAERAAEVLHDKGVAKLVITLGTQGALLSTGDSLARIPVFPAQPKDTTGAGDAFNGALAARLAAGEALAEAALFASAYAAVCVEREGAANAMPLYADALARLHAWPTKEIEWLRGGASASDSVITDTANDTAATP; from the coding sequence ATGAAAGGCAAGGTGTGCGTGTTTGGCTCGTTCAATCTGGATATCGTCTCGCATATGCAGCGCTTTCCGGCGCCTGGCGAGTCGCTGATTGCCCAGCACAGCATGATGGGACCCGGCGGCAAGGGCGCCAATCAGGCGATGGCGGCGATGCGTGCCGGGGCGCGGGTGCACTATATCGGCAAGGTTGGGCGGGATGATTTCGGCTCTTACGCCCGTCGCCATCTGGAACACAGTGGGTTTGATGCTATCACCCTGTTTACCTGCAAGGAAAAGCCGACCGGCAACGCACTGATTTACGTGGCGGGGGACGATGCCGAAAACATGATTTCAGTCTACCCCGGCGCTAATCTCACCGTCACCGCTGCTGAAGTCGCCCGCTGTCGGCCAACAGTGGCGGCGGCTGATATCCTGCTGATGCAACTGGAGAATAATCTGAGCGCCATCCAACGCATGATGGACACCGCTCGTGAGGCGGGCACCTACGTCATCGTCAACCCGGCACCGTGGCAGAAGGTCAGCAATGCGTTTTTGCGTCACGTCGATTTGCTCACGCCCAATAGCACCGAGGCGGCCCAACTTACCGGCGTTGCCGTTAATGACTGGGAGAGTGCCGAACGTGCCGCCGAGGTGCTGCACGATAAAGGGGTGGCGAAACTGGTGATCACGCTGGGTACGCAGGGGGCTTTGCTGTCCACCGGCGATAGTCTGGCACGCATCCCGGTTTTCCCGGCACAGCCGAAAGACACCACCGGCGCGGGGGATGCCTTCAATGGCGCTCTGGCAGCCCGGCTGGCGGCGGGGGAAGCGCTGGCCGAGGCGGCGTTGTTTGCGTCTGCTTATGCCGCAGTATGTGTTGAACGGGAAGGGGCGGCCAATGCCATGCCGCTCTACGCCGACGCGCTGGCGCGGCTGCACGCCTGGCCGACAAAGGAAATAGAATGGCTGCGCGGCGGCGCGTCCGCATCAGATAGCGTTATCACTGATACAGCAAACGACACAGCTGCAACGCCATAA
- the alsK gene encoding allose kinase: MMTGWLGVDIGGTSTRLLVMDAQHHWSGFHKVPTASWAREPDALGALAEVLRPALATADCAIGGVMLGLPGILSHDRQQVVSLPFIPVLDDQPVARQLAERIGVPVAMDKDVNHLMLWDLLQLESLPQHAVGVYLGTGLGNSLWINGQFYHGQHGGSGELGHIPWPDNPRPCPCGNEGCVETVTSGHWLSQWAQRHCPEQPLATLFSTQRDHPDLCAFIDRLAKTIAAEMNILDPEYLILGGGVPAMADFPLQQFQSRLERHLRPPVTRRGLKLVVSAATDHTGCRGACLAAERYFGR; the protein is encoded by the coding sequence GTGATGACCGGCTGGTTGGGGGTGGATATCGGCGGCACCAGCACCCGGTTGCTGGTGATGGATGCACAACACCACTGGTCGGGGTTTCACAAAGTGCCGACCGCCAGTTGGGCGCGGGAGCCGGATGCGCTGGGCGCGCTGGCTGAGGTGTTGCGCCCGGCGCTGGCGACGGCGGACTGCGCCATCGGCGGCGTGATGCTGGGGCTGCCGGGCATCCTCAGCCATGACCGGCAGCAGGTGGTGTCGCTGCCGTTTATCCCCGTGTTGGATGACCAGCCGGTGGCGCGTCAACTGGCGGAACGGATAGGCGTGCCGGTAGCGATGGATAAAGACGTCAATCACCTGATGTTGTGGGATTTGCTGCAACTGGAGAGCCTGCCGCAGCACGCAGTGGGGGTGTATCTCGGCACCGGCTTGGGCAATAGCCTGTGGATCAACGGCCAGTTTTACCACGGCCAGCACGGCGGCTCCGGCGAGTTGGGGCACATTCCGTGGCCGGACAATCCGCGCCCCTGTCCGTGCGGCAACGAAGGCTGCGTGGAAACCGTCACCAGCGGCCATTGGTTGAGCCAGTGGGCGCAGCGGCACTGCCCGGAGCAGCCGCTTGCAACACTGTTTTCGACCCAGCGCGACCACCCGGACCTGTGCGCGTTTATTGACCGGCTGGCGAAAACCATTGCGGCAGAAATGAATATTCTGGACCCGGAATACCTGATTTTGGGGGGCGGGGTGCCGGCAATGGCGGATTTTCCTCTGCAACAGTTTCAGTCGCGGCTGGAGCGCCATTTGCGCCCACCGGTAACCCGACGCGGGTTGAAACTGGTGGTCAGTGCCGCGACCGATCACACCGGGTGCCGTGGCGCTTGTCTGGCAGCGGAGCGTTATTTCGGGAGATAA
- the alsE gene encoding D-allulose 6-phosphate 3-epimerase: MRTQLSPSLMCMNLMEIKQQLAVLDSRADFLHVDIMDGHYVKNITLSPFFIEQIRPFTRVAIDVHLMVEAPTDFIDAVAKAGADVICPHAETINRDAFRVINQIRALNRRVGVVLNPATPVSYIHHYIHLLDKITVMTVDPGYAGQPFIPEMVRKIEELRSLKARHGYQYLIEVDGSCNQRTYGTLLAAGAEVLIVGTSGLFGLHDRLEQAWDLMQGHIAQAKGALSESV; the protein is encoded by the coding sequence ATGCGTACTCAACTTTCCCCCTCGCTGATGTGTATGAATCTCATGGAGATTAAGCAGCAACTGGCGGTGCTGGACTCGCGGGCCGATTTTCTGCACGTGGACATCATGGACGGGCACTACGTCAAGAACATCACCCTGTCGCCGTTTTTCATTGAACAGATTCGGCCATTTACTCGCGTGGCTATCGACGTGCACCTGATGGTGGAAGCGCCGACCGATTTTATCGACGCGGTGGCAAAAGCCGGGGCGGACGTTATCTGTCCGCACGCCGAAACCATCAACCGTGACGCGTTCCGGGTCATTAATCAGATTCGTGCGCTGAATCGCCGGGTAGGCGTGGTGCTTAACCCGGCGACGCCGGTATCGTATATCCATCACTACATCCACCTGCTGGACAAGATAACCGTGATGACGGTAGACCCCGGTTACGCCGGTCAGCCATTTATTCCGGAAATGGTGCGCAAAATCGAGGAACTGCGCAGCCTGAAAGCCCGGCACGGCTACCAGTACCTGATAGAGGTGGACGGTTCCTGCAACCAGCGAACCTACGGCACGCTGCTGGCGGCGGGTGCTGAGGTGCTGATCGTCGGTACATCCGGCTTGTTCGGCCTGCATGACCGGCTGGAGCAGGCATGGGATTTGATGCAAGGACACATCGCGCAGGCGAAGGGCGCGCTAAGCGAGTCTGTGTGA
- a CDS encoding ABC transporter permease encodes MNSIARLRTAVRRAGGAHPGLLLLIAIAVAAFTLALPGRFFTGSTFMSMAFQLPELGLFTLAMFVAILSGGLNLCIIATANLTSLFIAWVLLSYLPSGAGTALQLLWLGIGVLGAVALAVLIGVITGLMVTKVGAHPILVTLATMMTVNGIGIWLTRGAAVSGMPEVVRTLGSGTLLGVPLPLYLFLLAAAAMALFLGKTRAGKCIYMGGSNINATWFSGINTHRMLVLVYVISSLLCVLAGLVMMARFNSARIGYGDSYLLLTVLAIILGGADPNGGFGRVTGVVLALVALQILSTGFNLLNISQHFSLAMWGAVLIVVLSLKFFKNQYIHYRAVRRSVQLARQSSLNDKKDV; translated from the coding sequence ATGAACTCGATTGCCCGGTTACGCACTGCTGTCCGTCGGGCGGGTGGTGCGCATCCCGGCCTGCTGCTGCTGATAGCCATCGCGGTAGCCGCCTTTACGCTGGCGCTGCCGGGGCGGTTCTTCACTGGCTCCACCTTTATGAGCATGGCGTTTCAGTTGCCGGAATTAGGGCTGTTCACGCTGGCGATGTTCGTCGCCATCCTGAGCGGCGGCCTGAATCTGTGCATCATCGCCACGGCTAATCTCACCAGCTTATTTATCGCCTGGGTGTTGCTGAGTTATTTGCCGTCCGGCGCCGGTACGGCACTGCAACTGCTGTGGCTGGGTATTGGCGTGCTGGGGGCGGTGGCGCTCGCGGTGCTGATTGGGGTGATTACCGGGCTGATGGTCACCAAAGTGGGTGCACACCCGATTCTGGTGACGCTGGCGACCATGATGACGGTCAACGGCATCGGCATCTGGCTGACGCGCGGCGCGGCGGTGAGCGGTATGCCGGAGGTGGTGCGCACACTCGGTTCCGGTACGCTGCTCGGCGTGCCGCTACCGCTCTATCTGTTCCTGCTGGCGGCTGCGGCGATGGCGCTATTTCTTGGCAAAACCCGTGCCGGCAAGTGCATTTACATGGGCGGCAGCAACATCAACGCCACCTGGTTTAGCGGCATCAACACCCACCGCATGTTGGTGCTGGTGTATGTCATTTCCAGTTTGTTGTGCGTGCTGGCCGGGCTGGTGATGATGGCGCGTTTTAACTCGGCACGCATCGGCTACGGCGACTCTTACCTGCTGCTGACAGTACTGGCGATCATTCTTGGCGGCGCTGACCCTAACGGCGGTTTTGGCCGGGTCACCGGCGTGGTGCTGGCGCTGGTGGCGTTACAGATCCTCTCCACCGGTTTCAACCTGCTGAACATTAGCCAGCATTTCAGTCTGGCGATGTGGGGCGCGGTGCTGATCGTGGTGCTGTCGCTCAAATTCTTTAAAAACCAATACATCCATTACCGGGCCGTGCGCCGCAGCGTGCAGCTGGCCCGCCAGTCATCGTTAAACGATAAAAAGGACGTCTGA
- a CDS encoding ABC transporter permease, producing the protein MPDISWLKPQSSQGWLAWVLLCFVVFFSLASDQFLTWQNLLDLADTYAVTGIFALGLFVVLVTGGIDISFAAVASVTQYLIASLFVNAGLDNPVVSIGLAMLCGALLGMINAVLIYSLRIVSIIITISMQSLLFGLLMWLTNGHSLYSLPEWWVTLRSVLPFTVNGQSYQIGLPLTLMLVIALFTWVLLNKTHLGRQLYATGGDQESARRIGIRVGLIHLLAYGYLGVMAAVGGLVQVYRVGEVVPNALVGGELDVLAATVLGGASLMGGKGTVTGTLMGVFLIAILKNGLNLIGVSSYFMNIVIGAVIMLAITVTHYKKRKETDVSFT; encoded by the coding sequence ATGCCTGACATATCCTGGTTGAAACCGCAGTCGAGCCAGGGCTGGCTGGCCTGGGTGCTGCTGTGTTTCGTGGTGTTTTTCTCCCTTGCCAGCGACCAGTTCCTGACGTGGCAAAACCTGCTCGACCTGGCGGATACCTATGCCGTTACCGGTATTTTTGCGCTGGGGTTGTTCGTGGTGCTGGTGACCGGCGGCATCGATATTTCGTTCGCGGCGGTGGCCTCGGTAACGCAATACCTGATCGCGTCGCTGTTCGTGAATGCCGGTCTTGATAACCCGGTGGTCAGCATCGGGCTGGCGATGCTGTGCGGCGCGCTGCTCGGCATGATCAACGCGGTGTTGATCTACTCGCTGCGTATCGTGTCGATCATCATCACCATCAGTATGCAGTCGCTGCTGTTTGGCTTGCTGATGTGGCTGACCAATGGCCACAGCCTGTACAGCTTGCCGGAATGGTGGGTGACGCTGCGCAGCGTATTGCCGTTTACCGTTAACGGCCAAAGTTACCAAATAGGCCTGCCATTAACGTTGATGCTGGTGATCGCGCTGTTCACCTGGGTCCTGCTCAACAAAACCCACCTTGGCCGCCAGTTATACGCCACCGGCGGCGATCAGGAATCGGCAAGGCGCATCGGGATTCGCGTCGGGTTGATCCACCTGCTGGCTTACGGCTACCTCGGCGTGATGGCGGCAGTCGGCGGGCTGGTGCAGGTCTACCGTGTCGGCGAAGTGGTGCCGAATGCGCTGGTGGGCGGCGAACTGGACGTGCTGGCCGCCACCGTGCTCGGCGGTGCCAGCCTGATGGGCGGCAAAGGCACCGTCACCGGCACGCTGATGGGCGTGTTTCTGATAGCCATCCTCAAGAACGGCCTCAACCTGATTGGCGTCTCCAGCTATTTCATGAACATCGTCATCGGCGCAGTGATCATGCTGGCGATAACCGTTACCCACTACAAAAAACGGAAGGAAACCGATGTCAGTTTTACCTGA
- a CDS encoding sugar ABC transporter ATP-binding protein — MNAAEPQTLIALENLSKTFGGNRALSDISLSLMAGEVHCLAGTNGCGKSTLIKVISGVHAPDSGSRIRLGEGDALSRLTARQARDFGVQVIYQDLSLFPNLSVAENIAFEHNLNGLFGWYSARRVRDTAQRIINELQFDLQLDATVAALSIAQRQQVAICRALVAEARLVVMDEPTASLTRTEVNQLLRTVRYLKDKNICVVFVSHRLDEVLEISDRVTVIRDGRKVGTWPASEMDGARLTELMTGLTLDYQLKAPTSNPDRVLLEVERLSRAGQYHDVSFRLHQGEVLGLCGLLGSGRTELALSLFGMTQPDSGKIWLDSKPVRFRHHEDAIKSGIGYVSEDRLTLGLIQQQSVADNMVLTILDQLRSRFHLIDEYRKNTLILRWIQQLGVRVADPEQAISTLSGGNQQKIVLAKWVLTQPRILILDSPTVGVDVGAKASIYQLIHQLAREGLSIILISDEVPEVYYNCDRVLHFQDGTIHAEYRPHDIAQQQLAEVINA; from the coding sequence ATGAACGCGGCTGAACCACAGACGCTGATTGCGCTGGAGAACCTGTCGAAAACCTTCGGCGGCAACCGGGCGCTGAGCGATATCTCGCTGTCGCTGATGGCGGGAGAAGTGCACTGTCTGGCTGGCACCAACGGCTGTGGCAAGAGTACCTTGATCAAGGTGATATCCGGGGTACATGCCCCGGATAGCGGCAGCCGTATCCGACTGGGAGAAGGCGACGCACTCTCGCGCCTCACCGCACGGCAGGCGCGTGATTTTGGCGTTCAGGTGATTTATCAGGACCTGTCGTTGTTTCCCAACCTGAGCGTGGCGGAAAACATCGCCTTCGAGCATAACCTGAACGGGTTGTTCGGCTGGTACAGTGCCCGCCGGGTGCGCGACACCGCGCAGCGCATCATCAACGAATTGCAGTTCGACCTGCAACTCGATGCCACGGTGGCGGCGCTGTCCATTGCGCAGCGCCAGCAGGTGGCGATCTGCCGGGCGCTGGTAGCGGAGGCTCGGCTGGTTGTCATGGACGAACCGACCGCCTCACTGACCCGCACCGAAGTCAACCAACTGCTGCGCACCGTGCGCTATCTGAAAGACAAAAACATCTGCGTGGTGTTCGTTAGTCACCGGCTGGATGAAGTGCTGGAGATCTCCGACCGGGTAACGGTGATCCGTGATGGCCGTAAGGTCGGCACCTGGCCTGCCAGCGAGATGGACGGCGCGCGGCTGACCGAGCTGATGACCGGCCTGACGCTCGACTATCAATTGAAAGCTCCCACCAGCAATCCGGATCGTGTGTTGCTGGAGGTGGAGAGGCTGAGTCGCGCCGGGCAGTACCACGATGTCAGCTTCCGGCTGCATCAGGGCGAAGTGCTGGGGCTGTGTGGGTTGCTCGGCTCCGGGCGTACCGAGCTGGCGTTGTCGTTGTTCGGCATGACCCAGCCCGACAGCGGAAAAATCTGGCTCGACAGCAAGCCGGTGCGCTTTCGCCACCATGAGGATGCCATCAAATCCGGTATCGGTTATGTGTCGGAAGACCGGCTGACGCTGGGGTTGATCCAGCAGCAGTCGGTAGCGGACAACATGGTGTTGACCATCCTTGACCAACTGCGCAGTCGCTTCCATCTGATTGACGAATACCGCAAGAACACGCTGATTCTGCGCTGGATCCAGCAACTGGGGGTGCGGGTGGCGGACCCGGAACAGGCGATCTCCACGTTGTCTGGCGGCAACCAGCAAAAGATCGTGCTGGCCAAATGGGTGCTGACCCAGCCGAGGATACTGATCCTCGACTCGCCCACCGTTGGGGTGGATGTGGGCGCCAAAGCCAGCATCTATCAGTTGATCCACCAACTGGCCCGTGAGGGGCTTTCCATCATCCTGATTTCCGACGAAGTGCCGGAAGTCTACTACAACTGCGACCGGGTACTGCATTTTCAGGATGGCACCATCCATGCCGAATACCGGCCACACGACATCGCGCAACAGCAACTGGCGGAGGTGATCAATGCCTGA